The genomic window TATATCCGGCGATTTTTCCTGCTTTTGGAGAAGAAAACATTGCTTGAGCATAACTCTGAGGTCCTGCCTTTAAATCTTTTCTTCTTATGGCTAAATTCCCGAATACAAGAGCGATCATAAACACACCTAACCCGGTAACTCCCCATGCAAGTGTGGAACCAAGCGGGCTTGAGACTTGTGCTAAATTAGCCGGAAGCATAAATATTCCGCCGCCTACCATATTTCCTATGACAAATGTTGTCAGAATCAATAATCCCCACTTTTTGCTACTCATTTCAAGTTTCACCTTTCTTTAGTCGTTCATAATAATTTGTTTCAAAAAAATACATACATGGTTTAACAGAAATTCAAATGCTCCTGCCGGAAATTTTAAGGTTAAACAAAGGATTAATTATTATGACAATAATGATTAAAGGATAACAAACTCTCCTTCTTTCTTTTTCTAAATAATATTCTACAATAATACTTTAGTTTAGTAAATTGGTAAATTACTAAAGATTTATTTAAAATATTTCGATAAAAAATAGTTAAGAAAATTCAAACCTTCCTCAAAAATAGATTTGACAAACGCGAAAAAAATACTAGAATAAGTATTGTCACTTATTTGATATAAAGCTTTAAAGGGGTAAAGCAAAGCTTGTTTTCAAGAGATGATTATTTTTGTCAACGGGCAGATAAGTACAATAACACTTTGGCAGTGAATAGTTTTTTGTAGGAAAATGGAAAAATACTGACATAACATTGAATCGATAATCATCTTAGTAACAGTCTGGCGGTACCCGCGAATGTTATTCGTCCCTGCTGGATTCTCAGCAGGGATTTTTAAGTGCATTTTTCATAATTTTTTGTACAAAAGCTTTAATATTGTGAGAGAAAGGCAGGAGCATCATGGAAAAAAGTCATCAAGATTTAAAAAGAGGTTTATTGCCAAGGCACGTCCAGTTAATTGCTTTAGGAGGCATGATTGGAACGGGTATTTTTAAAGGAAGTTCAGATACGTTAAATATAGCGGGTCCGAGTGTCATTTTTGCCTATCTTTTAGGGGGGCTGCTATTATTTATCGTCATGGCCGCGTTGGCCGAGATGGCAATTGTTTATCCAAATATGAACGTTCAGCATCTGATCTATAAAGCTTTCGGGTTTCGCGTTTCCTTTATCGTCGGATGGCTTTATTGGATCAACTGGATTATTGTGACCATTGTCGAAATACTAGCGGCTGGAAGTTTCTTAAAATTTTGGTTTCCTTCCGCCCCGTTATGGCTTTTAAGTTTCCTATGCGCAGTTGTGATCGTGGGGATTAATTTGTTTCAAGTGAAATATTATGGTGAGCTTGAGTTTTGGTTTGCGGGAATTAAAATCATGGCATTAATCGCCTTTATTTTATTAGGATTTTTTATTTTATCAGGAATGATCCCGAGTTCCGTTCAGGATCCTTTGGCTAATTACACTGCAAACGGAGGATTTTTTCCTCATGGAATTGGAGGAATTTTGAGTGCTTTATTGGTCGTCATGTTTTCATATGGCGGAGCAGAATTGATTGGTGTAGCCGTTACCGAAACAAAAGATGCCAAACGTGTATTACCGAAAGTGATAAAAGGGGTCGTATGGAGAGTCATCCTTTTTTATATCCTTCCTATTCTTATTATTTGCGGCTTAATGCCTTGGAATAAAGTTTCAGGCGAAGATAGTCCATTCGTTCAAGTGCTCAGCATAACAGGACTTCCCGGAGCTGCTCACATTATGAACTTTGTCCTTTTAACAGCTGTATTATCAGCCGCAAACTCTGGTATGTATGCTACATCAAGAACATTATACGCCATGGCTCAAAGCGGTGATGCTCCGAAAAATTTATTAAAAGTTTCGAAGCAAGGAGTACCGATCAACGGCATTATGATTACCGGTATCTGCCTTATGGTTGGTGTCTATTTGGCCTATATGACTCCTGATCAAGTCATCAGTTATCTTATGTCAATACCGGGTTTTACAGTGATGTTAATATGGATGGGTATTTGTTTCGCTCAACTAAAGCTCCGTTCCCGTTATGAAGAGAAGCCATTTTTCCAGGTAAAATGGTTCCCATTCACAACGACATTTGCAATCGTTTCTTTATTGCTTATCTTCATCTCTTTTCTTTTCAATAAAGAAAATATTATCGGCACTACCGTTTGCCTTTCAATATTATTGATCCTGACAACACTCTCTTTCATTACTAGAAACCGAAAAGAAAAAACGATGATATAAATGATATATGAGGTTGGCGATTTATTCGGCAACCACTTTTTTTATTGGTAGGAAAGTATAAAATTTTGATATATGAGTCTTTATTTCGATTTATGGGCCTTCGTTTTGGAATATGAGCCTACATTTCGATTTATGAGCCGTCATTTTGATATATTAGCCTTTATTTCAATTTATGATCCGTCGATCACATTTATAATCTTCCGTTCTATTACATTAAAAAAGACCGGGTTTTCGGATACCCGGTTTTTCTTATAAGATCAAAATATACAACTACATGCCTCTAGATGCTGTTTGCATTTTCCGGTTAAAAATCCACTTCATCATCGGCGGAGTGACAATGGTTGTAACGAGGATCACGACAACAATTGCTGCAAACATATCTTGACTTAAAAGTTTAGTTTCTAGTCCGATTGAAGCAATAATTAATGCTACTTCACCACGAGAAACCATCGCTGCCCCTATCCCGAACGAGCTATTCCAAGAAAATCCAGCTATTTTTGCACCGATTGATGCACCGATTAACTTTGTTAGAACAGCTAATATACTTAGTAGAAAAATAAGCCCTAAATTTTCAGCAATACCGGCAAACTGAGCAGAAATCCCAATGGATGTGAAGAATACAGGAACAAAAATGGAATAACTAACGATTTGAATTTTTTCGAACACTTCATGTTTGTAATCTGTTAAACTAATCGCAACTCCTGCTATATAAGCTCCGATAATCGCGGCAACCCCTGTATATTCTGCCAAGTACGCATAAGCAAAACAGATAATTAAAGCTGACGAAATAACAGTTTCCGAAACTTTTATTGATGCAAACTTTTTCAAAAACCAAGGAACGACTTTCCATCCAATAAGGATGGCTCCCGCGAAAAATAACACCTTCTTTAATACAACCGTGCCTAAGTTAACGTCTTCGCCGGCAAAACTCATTAAAAACGCCAATGCAACAATAACGACTACATCATCAATAACGGCTGCCCCTAAAATGGCTGCCCCTTCACGAGACTTTAATAAATTCATCTCTTTAAGAGTTTGAACAGAGATACTTACACTGGTAGCTGAAAGCAATAACCCCAAAAACCAAGATTGTGTAGGTGTAAGATTCAGCATCATTCCTGAGAAAAATCCTAAAACAAGAGGAACAATAATCCCGGCAACACCAACAAAGGCGGAAGCTTTTCCGGTTCGTTTAAACTCATTAATATCTGTTTCTAATCCGGCTATAAACATAAGCAAGATGACGCCAATTTGACTAAACTGTACCAGAGTATCTGTATTCGTTACTAATCCTAATACAGATGGTCCCAGAATAATTCCAATCAGGAGTTTGCCAAGAACAGAAGGCTGCCCTAATCTTGCACTTACTCCCCCAGCAATTTTGGAAGCAATTAAAATAATTGCTAATTGTAGTATGAACATTTAAATACCACCTTTCCTAAAAAATACAAAAGAGCCTGTCATCAAGGACATAGCTATCCCTTGATGACAGGCTCCACCAATAAATCTCAGTATTTTGTTAGTTGATATATTATCATTTTTTGACATTTAAGACAACAGGTTTTATTTTTAAGCTTATATTTTGGTGCTATTTTGTTGCTATATTTCCTCATGTCGAGAAGTATCTGATTGTTAATTATACTGTTGTTAGCCGATATGATTTATCTCTTCTACAGGTGGTCCGGCAAATGCGTCAATTTGCATAATAATCACCAACGACAACGATAAGCTAGATAATAGCTGATAAAGCCATAGTACTCTTCTATAATTTTACCCTTTGAAGTCGGAGTGCGTTTAACACAACGGACACGGAGCTGAATGCCATTGCAGCGCCTGCGAGCCATGGGGCCAGAAAACCGATTGCGGCAACCGGAATTCCAAGAGTATTATATGCAAACGCCCAGAAAAGGTTTTGCTTAATATTCCGAATTGTTATCTTGCTCATAAAAATGGCATCGGCAATGCTGTTTAGGTCCCCTCGGATCAGCGTAATGTCGGCAGCTTCCATGGCAACATCCGTTCCTGTACCGATGGCCATCCCTATGTCAGCAATCGCGAGTGCAGGTGCGTCGTTGATACCGTCCCCTACCATCGCTACTTTTTTGCCCTGTTGCTGCAGCTTCTTCACCTCTTCTGCTTTTCCATCCGGCAGTACTTCTGCAATTACATGTTCAATCCCTGCCTGTTTCGCAATAGCCCGGGCAGTCTGCTCGTTATCGCCTGTAATCATAATGATTTCAAGCCCCATCTCTTTCAAACGCTGAACAGCTTCCGCAGAAGTTTCTTTTATTGTGTCTGCTACCGCAACAATTCCGGCAAATGACCCATTAATTGCTGCAAGCATGGCTGTTTTGCCCTGTTTTTCAAGACTGTCCATTTGATCCAGCACATGTTCTATATTTACATTGTATTGATTCATCAAACGTCTTGTACCGATTATGACTTCTTTCCCATCAACCATTGCTTTAATGCCGTGGCCGGGAATCGCCTCAAAGTCTTCGGCATCCTCGAGAGCGATCTTCCTTTCTTTAATCCCATCTATGACTGCTTGGGCAAGCGAATGTTCAGACTGCTTTTCGGCAGAACCGACTAACGTTAAAAATTCCGCTTCGTCCATTTCTGTTATTACATCCGTCAAAACAGGGGCACCGTTTGTGATCGTACCCGTTTTATCTAACACTACGGTATCAATCCTGTGCGTCATTTCGAGGTGTTCTCCGCCTTTAAAAAGAATTCCATATTCAGCAGCCCGGCCTGAGCCCGCCATAATGGACGTCGGAGTTGCCAATCCAAGTGCACAAGGGCAAGCGATGACAAGAACGGCAATTAATTTTTCTAATGCTTCGGGAAAATCTCCGGGTGCTACCCATAAATACCAGACAAAAAACGTAAGAACCGAAATTCCAACAACAATCGGTACAAAAATTCCGGAAATCGAGTCGGCCAAACGCTGAATCGGTGCCTTTGAGCCCTGAGCTTCTTCCACTACTTTAATAATTTGAGCAAGAGCCGTGTCCTTACCGACTTTTGTTGCTTTTATTTTAATAAAA from Bacillus methanolicus includes these protein-coding regions:
- a CDS encoding amino acid permease, which codes for MEKSHQDLKRGLLPRHVQLIALGGMIGTGIFKGSSDTLNIAGPSVIFAYLLGGLLLFIVMAALAEMAIVYPNMNVQHLIYKAFGFRVSFIVGWLYWINWIIVTIVEILAAGSFLKFWFPSAPLWLLSFLCAVVIVGINLFQVKYYGELEFWFAGIKIMALIAFILLGFFILSGMIPSSVQDPLANYTANGGFFPHGIGGILSALLVVMFSYGGAELIGVAVTETKDAKRVLPKVIKGVVWRVILFYILPILIICGLMPWNKVSGEDSPFVQVLSITGLPGAAHIMNFVLLTAVLSAANSGMYATSRTLYAMAQSGDAPKNLLKVSKQGVPINGIMITGICLMVGVYLAYMTPDQVISYLMSIPGFTVMLIWMGICFAQLKLRSRYEEKPFFQVKWFPFTTTFAIVSLLLIFISFLFNKENIIGTTVCLSILLILTTLSFITRNRKEKTMI
- a CDS encoding cation:proton antiporter is translated as MFILQLAIILIASKIAGGVSARLGQPSVLGKLLIGIILGPSVLGLVTNTDTLVQFSQIGVILLMFIAGLETDINEFKRTGKASAFVGVAGIIVPLVLGFFSGMMLNLTPTQSWFLGLLLSATSVSISVQTLKEMNLLKSREGAAILGAAVIDDVVVIVALAFLMSFAGEDVNLGTVVLKKVLFFAGAILIGWKVVPWFLKKFASIKVSETVISSALIICFAYAYLAEYTGVAAIIGAYIAGVAISLTDYKHEVFEKIQIVSYSIFVPVFFTSIGISAQFAGIAENLGLIFLLSILAVLTKLIGASIGAKIAGFSWNSSFGIGAAMVSRGEVALIIASIGLETKLLSQDMFAAIVVVILVTTIVTPPMMKWIFNRKMQTASRGM
- a CDS encoding heavy metal translocating P-type ATPase gives rise to the protein MSEKILESQFQITGMTCAACATRIEKGLKKMKGVQDANVNLALEKATVKYNPTVTGPADIQKKVRDLGYDVVTNKTELILTGMTCAACAARIEKGLNKMEGVINATVNLALEKAAVEYNPSIVSPKDMIQRVEKLGYGASVKSEDNDKEAVDHRLKEIKTQQGKFIFSLILSLPLLWAMVGHFSFTSFLYVPEAFMNPWVQMALATPVQFFIGKQFYVGAFKALRNKSANMDVLVALGTSAAYFYSVYLAIESIENKTHSVDLYFETSAILITLIILGKLFEAKAKGRSSEAIKKLMGLQAKTATVLRDGVEKEIPLEEVVTGDILLVKPGEKVPVDGKILEGRTALDESMITGESVPVDKTIGDTVIGATINKNGFIKIKATKVGKDTALAQIIKVVEEAQGSKAPIQRLADSISGIFVPIVVGISVLTFFVWYLWVAPGDFPEALEKLIAVLVIACPCALGLATPTSIMAGSGRAAEYGILFKGGEHLEMTHRIDTVVLDKTGTITNGAPVLTDVITEMDEAEFLTLVGSAEKQSEHSLAQAVIDGIKERKIALEDAEDFEAIPGHGIKAMVDGKEVIIGTRRLMNQYNVNIEHVLDQMDSLEKQGKTAMLAAINGSFAGIVAVADTIKETSAEAVQRLKEMGLEIIMITGDNEQTARAIAKQAGIEHVIAEVLPDGKAEEVKKLQQQGKKVAMVGDGINDAPALAIADIGMAIGTGTDVAMEAADITLIRGDLNSIADAIFMSKITIRNIKQNLFWAFAYNTLGIPVAAIGFLAPWLAGAAMAFSSVSVVLNALRLQRVKL